In Mobula hypostoma chromosome 10, sMobHyp1.1, whole genome shotgun sequence, a single genomic region encodes these proteins:
- the LOC134352797 gene encoding zinc finger protein 84-like — protein MEGPFTCAVCGKGFSQCAQLISHQRVHTGERPFTCAECGKGFTRPSHLLAHQRVHTGERPFTCSECGKGFTESSNLLAHQRVHSGERPFICSVCGRGFSTSTQLMRHQPVHTGERPFTCSECGKGFTQSSNLLAHERVHTGESPFTCSECGKGFSRSSHLLAHQRVHTGERPFTCSECGRGFTQSVNLLAHQRVHTGERPFTCSECGKGFTRSSSLLAHQRVHTRESPFVCSVCGKGFTRSTHLIRHQRGHTGENPFTCSICEKGFTRSAQLQIHQRVHTGERPFTCSECGRGFTQSSDLQTHQRRSHSGERPFSCSECGKGFTLSSSLLRHQRIHTGERPFTCSECGKGFTQLSNLLAHQRVHTRERPFICSTCGKGFSQSSQLMTHQRVHSGERPFTCSECGKGFTQSSNLVTHYRVHTWESA, from the coding sequence ATGGAGGGGCCATTCACCTGCgccgtgtgtgggaagggattctctcAGTGTGCCCAGCTGATCAGTCACCAgcgtgttcacactggggagaggccgttcacctgcgctgaatgtgggaagggattcactcggccATCTCATctactggcacaccagcgagttcacactggggagagaccgttcacctgctctgaatgtgggaagggatttactgaGTCGTCTAACCTgctggcacaccagcgagttcactctggggagagaccgttcatcTGCtcggtgtgtgggaggggattctCGACTTCAACTCAGCTGATGAGGCACCAgccagttcacactggggagagaccgttcacctgctctgaatgtgggaagggattcactcagtcatctaacctACTGGCACACgaacgagttcacactggggagagtccattcacctgctctgaatgtgggaagggattttctCGGTCATCACACCTGCTGGCAcaccaacgagttcacactggggagagaccgttcacctgctctgaatgtgggagggGATTTACTCAGTCAGTTAACCTACtagcacaccagcgagttcacactggggagagaccgttcacctgctctgaatgtgggaaggggtttACTCGGTCATCGAGCCTtctggcacaccagcgagttcatacCAGAGAGAGCCCATTtgtctgttctgtgtgtgggaagggattcactcggtcaacTCATCTGATAAGACACCAGCGAGGTCACACTGGAGAGAACCCGTTCACTTGTTCCATTTGTGAGAAAGGGTTCACTCGGTCAGCTCAGCTGCAGAtccaccagcgagttcacactggggagcgacctttcacctgctctgaatgtgggagggGATTTACTCAGTCATCTGACTTACAGACACACCAGCGAAGAAGTCacagtggggagaggccattcagctgctctgaatgtgggaagggatttactctgTCATCTTCTCTTCTGAgacaccagcgaattcacacgggggagagaccattcacgtgctctgaatgtgggaagggattcactcagttatctaacctactggcacaccagcgagttcacactagggagaggccattcatctgttccacgtgtgggaagggattctctcAGTCATCTCAGCTGATgacacatcagcgagttcacagtggggagagaccattcacctgctctgaatgtgggaagggattcactcagtcgtcCAACCTTGTGACGCACTACCGGGTTCACACTTGGGAAAGTGCTTAA